CCTTCTTCTCCCTAACTTTACCATTTTACCCTCCGAGTAGACTCGTTCCTACTCGACTCActctctcctcctccaccgTCTGCTGCCTCTCTGTAGACCGCCCGATCAACCACGCTTCCGCCGCAAAGAACAAAGACAACTCCGCCTTACGAGCTGTGATAACTGCCGGAGGCACCGCCGGACACATCTCCTCGGCGCTAGCCATCGGCGACGAGCTCAAATCCGCCGACCCGCAAGCTCAAATCCTCTTCATCGGGTTCCCAAACAGCATGGAGAGCACGACCGTCCCCTCCGCCGGATTCGACTTCTCGGCGATCCCCACCGTCGGATACTCGTCCTCTCGTCCCTTCCTCTGCTTCGCCTCCTTCCTCCGCTTCCCGCTCCTCCTCACCAAATCCACCTTCGAGTCCTACAAACTCCTCCGCGAGTTCAAACCCCAGATCGTCGTCGGCACCGGAGGACACGCCTCCTTCCCCGTCTGCTTCGCCGCCGCGATCATGCGCCTCAAGCTCGTGATCCAGGAGCAAGACTCCATCCCCGGGACCACCAACTGGATCCTCTCTTTATTCGCCGACACGATCTTCACTCCTTTCAACTGCACCGTCTCCAACCTCCCCAAACGCGCCGCCGCGAAGTGCGTCGTGTACGGGAACCCGATAAGACAAGCTTTAAGACGGTACGTGTCGAAAGGAGCGGCGCGTGTGAGCTTCTTCGGGCAGTGGGCGGGAGCCGTGTCGGACGCGAGAGTGGTGCTTGTGCTTAGCGGGTCTTTGGGAGCCAACGCTATCAACATAGCTTTGCTTAACTGTTACTTGCAGTTGTTGTCTGAACATGAGAACTGGTTCTTCGTCTGGCAAACTGGTGTCGAGGCTTTTGATGAAATGGATAGTCTCGTTAGAAGCCATCCTCGTCTCTTTCTATCTCCGTGAGTTACAAAATTAtagaataattttcttttactgAAAATGTTATTAGATCTTGTCCTAAGTAACTTAGAACTCaagaatgtgtttttttttttttttttggtgttagGTTCTTGAGAAATATAAGTGTAGCTTATGCGGCAGCAGATTTGGTTATCTCGAGAGCTGGTGCTATGACTTGCTCAGAGATCATGGCGTTAGGGAAGCCTTCTGTTCTGGtatgttaaaattttgtaaagCTGGTTCACTGAGAGATTGGCTATGtgtgaatttttttcttttgttttttttttttgtgttagaTACCATCACCACATACTGATGAAGGGGATCAAGAAAGGAGTGCTTCTTTGATGGCGGACATTGTTGGCTCAAAGGTAATAACAGAGGAAGAGCTAGATACGATCACTCTTCGAGCTGCATTAGAAGAGATTCTAGGTAACTGGGAACAatctttattttcaaatttcatttttttttcttcttcctcgtcattGTCTTACTGAGTTGGTTCCAAATGATAGGGAATGAAGAACTGATGAGAGAGATGAGTGAGCGGGCGTTAAGAGCTGGGAAACCTGACGCTGCATTAGATGTTGCTAAACATATTATTTCTATTGTCAAACCAGAAGATAAGTAAGTTAGATTCTTGTATGAATAAACATTTGTGTGTAGACCACTTGGTCTTTGGGCATGAGTGATTTAGCTGTTGTGGACTTGCAAAACTTTGTTTAGTAACGAGTTTTGCTCACTTCTGAGATTGATCTACCGCTCCTAAATGTAAGAGTTTTGATTCAGTTTCCCGCAGCAGCTCAATCAATAACCTCGGTCCATCTTCTCGAGTAAGCCCAAGTATGTAAAATGTGTTgtgtaaaaaaatatctatatattgaTGAGCACTTGAAGAAGTATTGTTGATTTCTGTTGGACCAACTTGGACTTCTGAACCTTGCAATAGAGAAAAAGAGCCACCAGATGTCTCGTACTAAGTGAAATTGGACCGGacttatatattagatttttcttttgttctcaTATCGAATGTGAGATTTGAATTGCTATGCAACTTTATGATTATCCTTCTTGCAATGTGCATTTTATGGAGATTTAATCGATAGAAAGATTACCTGGATGATGAGTAATTTCTATCGACTCCGTGCCGACTTACCTAAAAATGATTGGCAAAATATATGGATCATGCGAATACATGTTGTTTGTTACAATCTTTTGATGTTAATGGTTAGATGAGTGAACACATCAGAAGATACATGTTACTCAAAATAGAGGAATGCAAACGACTCCGAGTCCGACTAGGACGTAACTCTATTTTGTGAGTATTCCTAAACACAATCACACAGCCATGTAAAACAGCTGTTTGCTCTTTTTTTCTACAGACAAGAACTTATCGATTCAGAAAACACCATGTTTGGTTATTTGCAGCTCAACcaccaaacccaaacccaagaCATTACTTATATGCTTATTATACGCAACCGATTTCGTGTACAAATAAAACACTAGTTTTGGTcccatttttttctatatttgtgGTAggcaaatgatataaattaaaaaaacctaaccacaaaaaaaaaaatcaagaacaagaaactGGGAAAGTAACTGAGTGTGAGATCTTTCACCGCTTATATAATCAAACAACCGTTGTTCTGCTCCGGCAACATTGTCGGACTCTCTGTTTGGTGGTCAATGGATGCTCTCCGAGTCCAGCTAAGCTCAGGCTCCCTAACTTCCTCCGTTGTCGCCTCTTCTCTACTCAGCCAACCTCGTCCTCCCTTCTCCTCGTTGCAGCTAGGCCGTGTCGGCTCGTCTCCAGCGGTCGGATCTGTCTCGGCGAAGGAAACCTGCACGGCTGACGAGCTCCACTACGTTCCTGTTCCCAACTCAGATTGGCGCGCCGCTCTCTGGAGATATCTTCCTTCCCCAAAGGTACTactgagatatatatatatacacacacatgaGTATTTGTATACGTATGTTATCATGTTTTATACACTTTCAGGCACCGAAGAGGAAACATCCTTTGCTTCTATTGTCTGGTATTGCGAGCAATGCTTTCACCTACGATCTTTCCCCTGAGGTTATTTTGATTCTAGTGTTTGGCTTGACTTTGTAGTGATGAAACTGTGTTGTGTAATGGATTCTTGTAACGCAAGTATGTATTTGGAAGGTAAACAGTTtgttgttttgttctgtttctgTGGGTGTTCATGTATGCAGTGTTCCTTTGCAAGGTTCATGTCTGGTTCAGGTTTTGATACATGGATTCTTGAACTACGTGGAGCTGGGTTGAGTTCTCTTAATGCTGGTAAAGACATATGAGACTctccctttttctttttttttcttatgaattGCTCATGTCCGTATATGCTAATTTACTTTCTGATTGCTGATGAATAAGATAGAATCCAGAAAGGACGAGCAGCAGATAGTCTCAGACCTATTGGAGAATGTTATAAACGTATCTGAGAGGATGGAAAATGTTCTTGATGAAGGTTGATTCATTAGCCCCTCTCTCTGTCTATTTGACTTGCTCTGTTGTTACTGAGAAAGAATATGCAGGTTTCAAGTTCCTGGGGCTGCAAGATCGTCTATCCAAGAGAGTGGGAGATTTCAAGCAGAGGCTTGAAGTTATCCCTCGTTACAATTGGGACTTTGATAACTATCTAGAAGAAGATATTCCTTCAGCGGTGAGGTGACACTTCTTGTTTTGTTATTCTTCTATATAGTTGAAACTTCACTTTGTTGGAATCCTGCTCTCACCTGCGTGCTATACTCAGTTTTGTCTAAATTATATGAATTGTTGAATCTCAGATGGAGTATGTGAGGACTCAGACCAAGCCAGAAGATGGGAAGTTGTTAGCCATTGGTCACTCAATGGGTGGTATGTTGTTTTACGCCTTGCTCTCAAGATGTGGTAAGGCCTTCTCATACATCATAAAAGACTAATATTCATTCTCTTATATGTGTTGTAAATGTAATTCATAATCAAGGGTcaccactttttttttcttcgccAGGCTTAAAAGGAATAGATTCAGGGTTGGCTTCTGTCACCACTATAGCATCAACATTGGACTACTCATCCTCAGGAACACTCCTCAAGTACCTATTACCCATGGCAAGTACTTAGAACCAATCACTGCTTCGTAAACATTCTCCAAAGGGAAAAAACATGAGTGAAAAAGTGATGTAAAATATCTTTTTGTTATATAGAAAGAACCGGCTCAAGCACTTAACGTGTCTGCCTTACCGATTGATACAATGCTTGAGATGGCTCACCCTCTAATTTGTCGTCCTCCATATGCTTTGTCTTGGTTAAGCACTAATATCTCTGCTCCTCAAATGATGGAACCTGAAGTGATTGAGAAGCTTGTTTTGAACAGCTTATGTAAGCTCAGTGACTGGATGACATTTTCTCATACTTATCAACAAATTTTATATTCCATGTGACAATATAACTTTCTTGTGGAGAAAAAACAGGCCCAGTACCAGCTAAGCTTCTGTATCAGCTAGCAACATCCGTGGACAA
This Brassica napus cultivar Da-Ae chromosome C6, Da-Ae, whole genome shotgun sequence DNA region includes the following protein-coding sequences:
- the LOC111207186 gene encoding uncharacterized protein LOC111207186 isoform X1, with product MDALRVQLSSGSLTSSVVASSLLSQPRPPFSSLQLGRVGSSPAVGSVSAKETCTADELHYVPVPNSDWRAALWRYLPSPKAPKRKHPLLLLSVMKLCCVMDSCNASMYLEGKQFVVLFCFCGCSCMQCSFARFMSGSGFDTWILELRGAGLSSLNAESRKDEQQIVSDLLENVINVSERMENVLDEGFKFLGLQDRLSKRVGDFKQRLEVIPRYNWDFDNYLEEDIPSAMEYVRTQTKPEDGKLLAIGHSMGGMLFYALLSRCGLKGIDSGLASVTTIASTLDYSSSGTLLKYLLPMKEPAQALNVSALPIDTMLEMAHPLICRPPYALSWLSTNISAPQMMEPEVIEKLVLNSLCPVPAKLLYQLATSVDKGGLRDRTGSFYYKDHISTTNVPILALAGDWDIVCPPDAVYETVKLIPEHLATYKVFGSPGGPHYGHQDMISGRTARSETYPLIIQFLQRHDQS
- the LOC106411280 gene encoding UDP-N-acetylglucosamine--N-acetylmuramyl-(pentapeptide) pyrophosphoryl-undecaprenol N-acetylglucosamine transferase; this encodes MAIPSFFSLTLPFYPPSRLVPTRLTLSSSTVCCLSVDRPINHASAAKNKDNSALRAVITAGGTAGHISSALAIGDELKSADPQAQILFIGFPNSMESTTVPSAGFDFSAIPTVGYSSSRPFLCFASFLRFPLLLTKSTFESYKLLREFKPQIVVGTGGHASFPVCFAAAIMRLKLVIQEQDSIPGTTNWILSLFADTIFTPFNCTVSNLPKRAAAKCVVYGNPIRQALRRYVSKGAARVSFFGQWAGAVSDARVVLVLSGSLGANAINIALLNCYLQLLSEHENWFFVWQTGVEAFDEMDSLVRSHPRLFLSPFLRNISVAYAAADLVISRAGAMTCSEIMALGKPSVLIPSPHTDEGDQERSASLMADIVGSKVITEEELDTITLRAALEEILGNEELMREMSERALRAGKPDAALDVAKHIISIVKPEDK
- the LOC111207186 gene encoding uncharacterized protein LOC111207186 isoform X2, producing MDALRVQLSSGSLTSSVVASSLLSQPRPPFSSLQLGRVGSSPAVGSVSAKETCTADELHYVPVPNSDWRAALWRYLPSPKAPKRKHPLLLLSGIASNAFTYDLSPECSFARFMSGSGFDTWILELRGAGLSSLNAESRKDEQQIVSDLLENVINVSERMENVLDEGFKFLGLQDRLSKRVGDFKQRLEVIPRYNWDFDNYLEEDIPSAMEYVRTQTKPEDGKLLAIGHSMGGMLFYALLSRCGLKGIDSGLASVTTIASTLDYSSSGTLLKYLLPMKEPAQALNVSALPIDTMLEMAHPLICRPPYALSWLSTNISAPQMMEPEVIEKLVLNSLCPVPAKLLYQLATSVDKGGLRDRTGSFYYKDHISTTNVPILALAGDWDIVCPPDAVYETVKLIPEHLATYKVFGSPGGPHYGHQDMISGRTARSETYPLIIQFLQRHDQS